Proteins from a genomic interval of Kaistia defluvii:
- a CDS encoding Crp/Fnr family transcriptional regulator, which translates to MDLTLEQAQRVMRSGAWLAHMGEPFQTALLRNARLIRFAPRQVIYRHGDIGGGMYGLVAGSLTINSAPPEQTPQLIHLGMPGAWTGEGPFLTGQPRRIELRALGVAWMMHVPLDALEQMASQDQRVVRAISVNTAFTVDVLVRIIHDLQKRAVARRIASVIERAGWLGDMPIPLTQADLGIMANASRKQVNAVVSSFASAGWVTSNYRSITVTDSEALRNFSVGDDTDT; encoded by the coding sequence TTGGATTTGACGCTAGAGCAGGCCCAGCGCGTCATGAGAAGCGGGGCATGGCTCGCGCATATGGGAGAGCCGTTTCAGACCGCTCTCCTGCGCAATGCCCGTTTGATCCGGTTTGCGCCGCGGCAGGTCATCTACCGGCATGGCGATATCGGCGGCGGCATGTACGGGCTCGTCGCCGGATCCTTGACCATAAACTCGGCTCCCCCCGAACAAACACCTCAACTTATCCATCTCGGCATGCCGGGGGCATGGACCGGCGAGGGCCCTTTCCTGACCGGCCAGCCACGAAGGATCGAGTTGCGCGCACTGGGCGTCGCATGGATGATGCATGTGCCGCTCGACGCCTTGGAGCAGATGGCGTCGCAGGATCAGCGCGTCGTCCGCGCCATCAGTGTGAATACCGCCTTCACGGTGGATGTTCTCGTCCGGATCATTCACGATCTGCAGAAGCGCGCCGTCGCCCGGCGGATCGCTTCCGTAATCGAGCGCGCCGGATGGTTAGGGGACATGCCGATCCCGCTAACACAGGCTGACCTTGGCATCATGGCGAATGCCTCCCGTAAACAGGTCAATGCCGTGGTGAGCAGCTTTGCGTCGGCGGGCTGGGTTACGTCCAATTATCGATCCATCACAGTGACGGATTCGGAAGCGTTGCGGAATTTCTCGGTCGGTGACGATACGGATACGTAG
- a CDS encoding DUF2161 domain-containing phosphodiesterase: MAETDLYLPIKAFLEGAGYAVKGEVQGCDLVGVREGEPAILVVCEMKLSFNLELVLQGVNRAAISDEVWLAARASKGKGREHDARFRNLCRRLGFGMIAVSAAGAVDVIIEPFAALPRRDPKRRSRLLAEHKRRVGDPQVGGGRGKPIMTAYRQDCRICATALLSGPQSPKQLKALVARAPGILQSNVYGWFQRKSRGIYELTERGRAAVEPAPEGPAEAQAPGPVTAPAAE, from the coding sequence ATGGCAGAAACCGACCTCTATCTTCCTATAAAAGCGTTCCTCGAGGGCGCCGGGTATGCCGTGAAGGGCGAGGTGCAGGGGTGCGATCTCGTTGGCGTGCGGGAGGGCGAGCCGGCTATCCTCGTGGTCTGCGAGATGAAGCTTTCCTTCAATCTCGAACTGGTGCTGCAGGGCGTCAACCGGGCGGCGATCTCGGACGAGGTCTGGCTTGCGGCGCGCGCCTCCAAGGGCAAGGGGCGCGAGCATGATGCGCGCTTCCGCAATCTCTGCCGGCGGCTCGGCTTCGGCATGATCGCGGTTTCGGCCGCCGGCGCGGTCGACGTCATCATCGAGCCTTTCGCGGCCCTGCCGCGCCGCGATCCCAAGCGGCGCTCGCGGCTGCTGGCCGAGCACAAGCGCCGGGTGGGCGATCCGCAGGTCGGCGGCGGGCGCGGCAAGCCGATCATGACCGCCTACCGGCAGGATTGCCGGATCTGCGCCACGGCGCTGCTCTCCGGGCCGCAAAGCCCGAAGCAGCTGAAGGCGCTGGTAGCGCGGGCGCCCGGCATCCTGCAAAGCAACGTCTATGGCTGGTTCCAGCGCAAGAGCCGGGGGATATACGAGCTGACCGAGCGCGGCCGCGCCGCCGTAGAGCCCGCGCCGGAGGGACCGGCCGAGGCGCAGGCCCCCGGCCCGGTCACCGCGCCAGCGGCGGAGTGA
- the map gene encoding type I methionyl aminopeptidase, whose amino-acid sequence MTKGPQELALMAQSGRLLASVFEKLDRTPLIGQSTLAINDQVERFIVDELQARPASKGQYGFGFVLNSSINDVVCHGIPSMSDVLRDGDIVNFDITLEKNGFIADSSKTYLVGTVNPAARNLVQTTYEALWMGIRAVRPGAKLGDIGFAIERHAKRNGYSVVHDYCGHGIGREMHEDPQILHFGKPGTGLTMREGMVFTIEPMLNRGRRAVTTQEDGWTVVTKDGSLSAQFEHTVAVTASGVSVLTRRADERG is encoded by the coding sequence ATGACCAAGGGCCCGCAGGAACTGGCGCTGATGGCGCAATCCGGACGGCTGCTGGCCTCCGTCTTCGAGAAGCTCGACCGCACGCCGCTGATCGGCCAGTCGACGCTCGCGATCAACGACCAGGTCGAGCGCTTCATCGTCGACGAGCTCCAGGCCCGCCCCGCCAGCAAGGGCCAGTACGGCTTCGGCTTCGTGCTCAATTCGTCGATCAACGACGTCGTCTGCCACGGCATCCCCTCCATGTCGGACGTGCTGCGCGACGGCGACATCGTCAATTTCGACATCACGCTGGAGAAGAACGGTTTTATCGCCGATTCCAGCAAGACCTACCTCGTCGGCACGGTGAACCCGGCGGCGCGCAACCTGGTCCAGACCACCTATGAGGCGCTGTGGATGGGCATCCGGGCGGTGCGCCCCGGCGCGAAGCTCGGCGATATCGGCTTCGCGATCGAGCGCCACGCCAAGCGCAACGGCTATTCGGTAGTGCATGATTATTGCGGCCACGGCATCGGCCGCGAGATGCACGAGGACCCGCAGATACTGCATTTCGGCAAGCCCGGCACCGGCCTGACGATGCGCGAGGGCATGGTTTTCACCATCGAGCCGATGCTCAATCGCGGCCGCCGCGCCGTGACGACGCAGGAGGATGGCTGGACAGTGGTGACGAAGGACGGCTCGCTCTCGGCCCAGTTCGAGCACACCGTCGCCGTCACCGCCTCCGGCGTCTCGGTGCTGACCCGCCGGGCCGACGAGCGCGGCTAA
- a CDS encoding ParD-like family protein: protein MGIVNIDDDLHEQLRRASKVSLRSINAQAAYWIKIGMLCETNPTLTFTEIMERELASAGVSAASLSASAA from the coding sequence ATGGGCATCGTGAACATCGACGACGACCTGCACGAGCAATTGCGCCGGGCGAGCAAGGTGTCGCTGCGCTCGATCAACGCCCAGGCCGCCTACTGGATCAAGATCGGCATGCTCTGCGAAACCAATCCGACGCTGACCTTCACCGAGATCATGGAGCGCGAGCTTGCCTCCGCCGGCGTCTCGGCCGCGTCGCTTTCCGCGAGCGCCGCATGA
- a CDS encoding LysR family transcriptional regulator translates to MTFSSDSISLFLAVIDHGSFSAAARALRRVPSAVSMGIGHLEAELGYALFERRARQVFPTAAAQALLPQARLIAEQLKQIDAHAAGLSEGLETRLSIGIGAEIDSARLMQAISAVARHYPLLAIEVVAAPHDDIIRQMRRAEIDLCVAYGELETSLQEDFQFVGTETLVAVVSAHHESELLAAETLRLDDLFQHRQIVIASRELPLSNFRQLIAPTFWRTDNLATAVNMVKSGLGWANLPLAIAEPLRRDGSVRILPFSNVTNGLKLPLYARWMKQNPPGKAGQELLSLLKPG, encoded by the coding sequence ATGACCTTTTCCAGCGACAGCATCTCGCTCTTCCTGGCGGTGATCGACCACGGCTCGTTTTCCGCCGCCGCGCGGGCGCTGCGCCGCGTGCCCTCCGCCGTCAGCATGGGCATCGGCCATCTCGAGGCCGAGCTCGGCTATGCGCTGTTCGAGCGGCGCGCCCGGCAGGTCTTCCCCACCGCCGCGGCGCAGGCCCTTCTGCCGCAGGCCCGGCTGATCGCCGAGCAGCTGAAGCAGATCGACGCCCATGCCGCCGGCCTCTCGGAGGGGCTGGAGACCCGGCTCTCGATCGGCATCGGCGCGGAAATCGACAGCGCCCGCCTGATGCAGGCGATTTCCGCCGTCGCGCGGCACTATCCGCTGCTGGCGATCGAGGTGGTCGCCGCGCCGCATGACGACATCATCCGCCAGATGCGCCGCGCCGAGATCGACCTCTGCGTCGCCTATGGCGAGCTGGAAACCAGCCTGCAGGAGGATTTCCAGTTCGTCGGCACGGAAACGCTGGTCGCCGTCGTCTCGGCGCATCACGAGTCCGAGCTGCTGGCGGCGGAGACCCTGCGGCTCGACGACCTGTTCCAGCACCGCCAGATCGTCATCGCCAGCCGCGAGCTGCCGCTCTCCAATTTCCGCCAGCTGATCGCGCCCACTTTCTGGCGCACCGACAACCTCGCGACCGCCGTCAACATGGTGAAATCCGGCCTCGGCTGGGCCAACCTGCCGCTCGCCATCGCCGAGCCGCTGCGCCGCGACGGCAGCGTCCGCATCCTGCCCTTCAGCAATGTCACCAACGGCCTGAAGCTGCCGCTCTATGCCCGCTGGATGAAGCAGAACCCGCCCGGCAAGGCGGGGCAGGAACTGCTCTCGCTGCTCAAGCCCGGCTGA
- a CDS encoding PACE efflux transporter, whose product MQGVLRRVVYISTFEVTGILISALILAYLSGTAPSHTGPLAVMTSALAITVNLAYTSLFERWEASRPARSRSFGRRVLHALGFQVTLLVFLIPLMAWWMEMSLVEALILDTALIVFFPIYMFVFNWAFDGLFGLPDAVTKGFGEDVAEAA is encoded by the coding sequence GTGCAGGGTGTTCTTCGCAGGGTGGTCTATATCTCGACATTCGAGGTAACCGGGATCCTCATATCGGCGCTGATCCTTGCCTATCTTTCCGGCACAGCGCCCTCGCATACCGGCCCGCTCGCGGTGATGACCTCGGCGCTCGCGATTACGGTCAACCTTGCCTATACGAGCCTGTTCGAGCGCTGGGAGGCGTCGCGCCCGGCGCGCTCGCGCTCGTTCGGCCGCCGCGTGCTGCATGCGCTCGGCTTCCAGGTGACGCTGCTGGTGTTCCTCATCCCGCTGATGGCGTGGTGGATGGAGATGTCGCTCGTCGAGGCGCTGATCCTCGATACTGCCCTGATCGTGTTCTTCCCGATCTACATGTTCGTGTTCAACTGGGCGTTCGACGGCCTGTTCGGCCTGCCCGACGCGGTCACCAAAGGCTTTGGCGAGGATGTCGCCGAGGCGGCTTGA
- a CDS encoding serine hydrolase domain-containing protein, whose protein sequence is MTVAAAVDTAASAAQEKRAARLDAVIDSAIRDGVIVGAVVLVAEDGKLAYRRTAGHADREAERRTTEDTIFRLASVTKPLVAAAALSLAEAGVIGLDDPVTRFLPDFRPKLADGSEPVITIRHLLTHTSGLIYGYPKEAGISEGLDQPGRGMDENLAKIAAQPLAFAPGTSWYYSVGIDVLGGLLEKATGKSLPDIVASQVTKPLGLADTGFLPSDPARLAVAYADGDPRPTAMADHQAVTGLAIEGTIHFAPNRNFDPNSFPSGGAGMFGTAGDFLTFLEAMRKGGAPVLSAESLALLSQNAIGSFDTGVPGRGFSLGWSITHDPAAGASPFSPGTWQWGGVYGHSWFVDPVRKLSVVSFSNTAFAGVAGPYPEAIKAAVYG, encoded by the coding sequence ATGACCGTCGCCGCCGCCGTCGATACCGCCGCCTCCGCCGCACAGGAGAAGCGCGCCGCGCGTCTCGACGCGGTCATCGACAGCGCGATCCGCGACGGCGTGATCGTCGGCGCCGTGGTGCTGGTCGCCGAGGACGGAAAGCTCGCCTACCGGCGCACGGCCGGCCATGCCGACCGGGAAGCCGAGCGCCGGACCACGGAAGACACGATCTTCCGCCTCGCCTCGGTCACCAAGCCGCTGGTCGCCGCCGCGGCGCTGTCGCTGGCCGAAGCCGGCGTGATCGGGCTCGACGACCCCGTGACGCGCTTCCTGCCCGATTTCCGGCCGAAGCTTGCCGATGGTAGCGAACCGGTGATCACCATCCGCCACCTGCTGACCCACACCAGCGGACTGATCTATGGCTATCCCAAGGAAGCCGGCATATCGGAAGGGCTCGACCAGCCCGGACGCGGCATGGACGAAAATCTGGCGAAGATCGCCGCACAGCCGCTCGCCTTCGCGCCCGGCACGTCCTGGTATTATTCCGTCGGCATCGACGTCCTGGGCGGGCTGCTCGAAAAGGCGACCGGCAAGAGCCTGCCGGACATCGTCGCCAGCCAGGTGACGAAGCCGCTCGGCCTTGCCGACACCGGCTTCCTGCCCAGCGATCCCGCCCGGCTCGCCGTGGCCTATGCCGATGGCGATCCGCGCCCGACGGCGATGGCCGACCACCAGGCCGTGACGGGCCTGGCGATCGAGGGCACGATCCATTTTGCGCCAAACCGCAATTTCGATCCGAACTCGTTCCCCTCGGGCGGCGCCGGCATGTTCGGCACGGCGGGCGACTTCCTCACCTTCCTGGAAGCGATGCGCAAGGGTGGCGCGCCGGTGCTTTCGGCGGAAAGCCTGGCGCTCTTGTCGCAGAACGCCATCGGTTCGTTCGACACCGGCGTGCCGGGCCGCGGCTTCAGCCTCGGCTGGTCGATCACGCATGATCCGGCCGCCGGCGCCTCGCCCTTCTCGCCCGGCACCTGGCAATGGGGCGGCGTCTACGGCCATTCCTGGTTCGTCGATCCCGTCCGCAAGCTGTCGGTGGTGTCGTTCTCGAACACGGCCTTCGCCGGCGTCGCCGGCCCCTACCCCGAGGCCATCAAGGCCGCCGTTTACGGGTAA
- a CDS encoding outer membrane protein, translating to MLKKFIGISFLAAIGMAQAAQAADLAVVEETVIVAPAFSWTGFYAGVHAGYGWADLDTFYSEDLGVGGKPDGFFGGGQVGYNHQFSNHVVLGIEADAAFADLEDDGKQGDSDFAYGTGAKINALGTVRGRAGYAIDRLLPYVTGGFAWANARTGVTVGGDAIPNYSFTDSKVFTGWTVGAGLEYAVTSNITAKVEYLYADLGSKDLDAHPFGANYLVPADLSSLQTVKLGLNYKF from the coding sequence ATGCTTAAGAAATTTATCGGAATTTCTTTCCTCGCCGCAATCGGCATGGCCCAGGCCGCGCAGGCTGCGGACCTCGCGGTCGTCGAGGAGACGGTTATCGTTGCCCCCGCATTCAGCTGGACCGGCTTCTATGCCGGCGTGCATGCCGGCTATGGATGGGCCGACCTCGATACATTTTACTCCGAGGACTTGGGCGTCGGCGGCAAGCCGGACGGTTTCTTTGGCGGCGGCCAGGTCGGCTACAACCACCAGTTCAGCAACCATGTCGTTCTTGGCATCGAGGCGGACGCCGCATTTGCCGATCTCGAGGACGACGGAAAGCAGGGCGATTCCGACTTCGCGTATGGCACCGGCGCCAAGATCAACGCGCTCGGCACGGTTCGCGGCCGCGCCGGCTACGCCATCGATCGCCTCCTGCCCTATGTCACGGGCGGCTTTGCCTGGGCTAACGCGAGGACCGGCGTGACCGTCGGTGGCGACGCTATTCCGAACTACAGCTTCACGGACAGCAAAGTCTTCACCGGATGGACGGTTGGAGCGGGCCTCGAATACGCCGTGACCAGCAACATCACCGCCAAGGTTGAGTACCTCTATGCCGATCTCGGCTCCAAGGACCTGGACGCCCATCCCTTCGGCGCCAATTACCTGGTCCCGGCCGACCTCTCTTCGCTGCAGACCGTCAAGCTGGGCCTGAACTACAAGTTCTGA
- a CDS encoding outer membrane protein, translated as MKKTARAAALGLGMTFGLAGAASAADLTVPYEPIPAPEPAFTWTGLYIGAHGGYAWLDFKSEPTDAYGGMKPDGWFGGGQAGYNYQFSNNIVLGIEADASFGDQKDSISALIGDPLENAVTLDYAAKIDAFGTVRARAGYAVDRFLPYVTGGLAWANAELDFHNQIIADGNVAVDLSASDKQTFTGWTIGAGLEYAVTNNITAKVEYLYADLGSKDFDLGTPVSADITMQTVKFGLNYKF; from the coding sequence ATGAAGAAGACGGCACGTGCAGCGGCGCTTGGGCTTGGGATGACCTTTGGCTTGGCTGGCGCGGCCAGCGCTGCCGACCTGACAGTGCCCTACGAGCCAATTCCCGCGCCCGAGCCCGCCTTCACCTGGACCGGCCTCTATATCGGCGCCCATGGCGGCTATGCCTGGTTGGACTTCAAGAGCGAGCCGACCGATGCCTATGGCGGCATGAAGCCGGATGGCTGGTTCGGCGGCGGTCAGGCCGGCTACAATTACCAGTTCTCGAACAACATCGTGCTCGGCATCGAGGCTGATGCTTCGTTCGGCGACCAGAAGGACTCCATTTCGGCGCTGATCGGCGACCCGCTGGAAAATGCGGTCACGCTCGACTACGCCGCCAAGATCGACGCCTTCGGCACCGTGCGCGCCCGCGCCGGCTATGCCGTCGACCGTTTCCTGCCCTATGTCACCGGCGGTCTCGCCTGGGCCAATGCCGAATTGGACTTCCACAACCAGATCATCGCGGACGGCAACGTCGCCGTCGACCTCAGCGCGTCCGACAAGCAGACCTTCACCGGCTGGACGATCGGCGCCGGCCTCGAATATGCCGTGACCAACAACATCACGGCCAAGGTCGAATATCTCTATGCCGATCTCGGCTCGAAGGATTTCGACCTGGGAACGCCGGTCTCCGCCGACATCACCATGCAGACCGTCAAGTTCGGCCTCAACTACAAGTTCTGA
- a CDS encoding transglycosylase domain-containing protein: MRKLQHRIAAWIGGWKPGANPPADAAGDPASPVEKAAQGDAPASPARAKSPRLRLIEIDAFIDSALYRIWTGLKDGAEALSRFARRFRMTGWRRAPFEILGDGLTMAVGGGIVMLTLALPAFDATKQDWLAQSDYSVTFLDRYGAEIGKRGVRHSESVPLEEMPDSLIKATLATEDRRFYTHFGIDIIGTARALMENLRNDAVRQGGSSITQQLAKNLFLSNERTLDRKIKEAFLALYLESNLSKHDILQLYLDRAYMGGGNFGAAAAAEFYFGKKVTDINLAEAAMLSGLYKAPARYAPHINLPAARARANDVLTNMVQAGFMTEGQVMGARRKPADVVRKAADTAPDYFLDWAFDEVKKQVPDGDRSLIVRSTVDVNIQKTADEAIESALRDSGERYRVSQAAMVVAEPDGAVRALVGGRDYGESQFNRATDALRQPGSSFKPFVYTAALQHGYTPKSIVVDAPISIGNWSPKNYGGRYMGSIQLTTALIHSLNTVAVRLAGAVGRPTIIDLAHRMGITTNIINSKSLPLGATDVRVLDMTGAYAVFANGGLKATPYAFTQILNSQGQVVFDRKRDVPPPERVLDEKTVGMMDYMLGQVPERGTGRAAKLQGIKTAGKTGTTNAYRDAWFMGFTGNYVGGVWFGNDDFTSTNKMTGGSLPAQTWNRVMTYAHNGIELKPIPYIDEPASDGPRPAPAIASTDADQRPLSLSARTTERLIALEKLLETAPPLKPLNAVSFDSGEAIRAAALEGTP; this comes from the coding sequence TTGCGCAAGCTTCAGCATCGTATCGCGGCATGGATCGGCGGCTGGAAGCCCGGCGCGAACCCTCCGGCGGATGCGGCTGGCGATCCCGCCTCCCCGGTGGAGAAGGCCGCGCAAGGCGATGCGCCGGCAAGCCCCGCGCGTGCGAAATCACCCCGGCTGCGACTGATCGAGATCGACGCCTTCATCGATTCCGCGCTGTACCGGATCTGGACCGGGCTGAAGGACGGCGCCGAGGCGCTGTCGCGCTTTGCCCGCCGCTTCCGCATGACGGGCTGGCGCCGCGCGCCGTTCGAGATCCTGGGCGACGGGCTGACCATGGCGGTCGGCGGCGGCATCGTCATGCTGACGCTCGCCTTGCCGGCCTTCGACGCGACCAAGCAGGACTGGCTGGCGCAATCGGATTATTCCGTCACCTTCCTCGACCGCTACGGCGCCGAGATCGGCAAGCGCGGCGTGCGCCATTCGGAATCGGTGCCGCTGGAGGAAATGCCGGACAGCCTGATCAAGGCGACGCTCGCCACCGAGGACCGGCGGTTCTACACGCATTTCGGCATCGACATCATCGGCACGGCGCGCGCGCTGATGGAGAACCTGCGCAATGACGCGGTGCGCCAGGGCGGCTCGTCGATCACCCAGCAGCTGGCGAAGAACCTGTTCCTGTCGAACGAGCGCACGCTCGACCGCAAGATCAAGGAAGCCTTCCTCGCCCTCTATCTCGAGAGCAACCTCTCCAAGCACGACATCCTGCAGCTCTATCTCGACCGCGCCTATATGGGCGGCGGCAATTTCGGCGCGGCGGCTGCGGCCGAGTTCTATTTCGGCAAGAAGGTCACCGACATCAACCTAGCCGAGGCGGCGATGCTGTCCGGGCTCTACAAGGCCCCTGCCCGCTACGCGCCGCACATCAACCTGCCGGCGGCGCGCGCCCGCGCCAATGACGTGCTGACCAACATGGTGCAGGCCGGCTTCATGACCGAGGGCCAGGTGATGGGCGCGCGGCGCAAGCCGGCCGACGTCGTGCGCAAGGCCGCCGACACCGCGCCCGATTATTTCCTCGACTGGGCCTTCGACGAGGTCAAGAAGCAGGTGCCGGATGGCGACCGCAGCCTGATCGTCCGCTCGACCGTCGACGTCAACATCCAGAAGACCGCCGACGAGGCGATCGAGAGCGCGCTGCGCGATTCCGGCGAGCGCTACCGGGTCAGCCAGGCGGCGATGGTGGTGGCCGAGCCGGATGGCGCGGTGCGCGCCCTAGTCGGCGGCCGCGATTATGGCGAGAGCCAGTTCAACCGCGCCACCGATGCGCTGCGCCAGCCCGGCTCGTCGTTCAAGCCCTTCGTCTACACGGCGGCGCTGCAGCACGGCTATACGCCGAAGAGCATCGTGGTTGACGCGCCGATCTCGATCGGCAACTGGTCGCCGAAGAATTATGGTGGCCGCTATATGGGCTCGATCCAGCTCACCACGGCGCTGATCCATTCGCTGAACACGGTCGCCGTGCGGCTGGCCGGTGCCGTCGGCCGGCCGACGATCATCGACTTGGCCCACCGCATGGGCATCACCACCAACATCATCAATTCGAAGTCGTTGCCGCTCGGCGCGACCGATGTCCGCGTGCTCGACATGACCGGCGCCTATGCCGTGTTCGCCAATGGCGGCCTCAAGGCGACGCCCTATGCCTTCACGCAGATCCTCAACAGCCAGGGCCAGGTGGTGTTCGACCGCAAGCGCGACGTGCCGCCGCCCGAGCGCGTGCTCGACGAGAAGACCGTCGGCATGATGGACTACATGCTGGGCCAGGTGCCGGAGCGCGGCACCGGCCGCGCTGCCAAGCTGCAGGGCATCAAGACCGCCGGCAAGACCGGCACCACCAATGCCTATCGCGACGCCTGGTTCATGGGCTTCACCGGCAATTATGTCGGCGGCGTCTGGTTCGGCAATGACGACTTCACCTCGACCAACAAGATGACGGGCGGCTCGCTGCCGGCGCAGACCTGGAACCGGGTGATGACCTATGCGCATAACGGCATCGAGCTGAAGCCCATCCCCTATATCGATGAACCGGCCTCGGACGGTCCGCGCCCCGCCCCGGCGATCGCCAGCACCGACGCGGACCAGCGCCCGCTGTCGCTTTCGGCGCGCACCACCGAGCGGCTGATCGCGCTGGAAAAGCTGCTGGAAACGGCGCCGCCGCTGAAGCCGCTCAACGCCGTCTCGTTCGATTCCGGCGAGGCGATCCGCGCCGCGGCGCTGGAAGGCACGCCCTAG